From a single Streptomyces sp. NBC_01264 genomic region:
- a CDS encoding DnaB-like helicase N-terminal domain-containing protein codes for MPIVPRPDPDFGLADIPPNPPVHYAEQALLGALLLDPHRIKTIGPLDPDRFASANHRALFAAMATLTAPAPDLHAREPVWIAAVLAHARPHARGLTPSYLHALAGACPDPAHAPAYARMVRSDHARRTVLMHAGLLVQAANDPGLPDPTAVTLRRADALTALLDHLAATFPSHPGSLPRTPPPAPPNHQEGTEAAGEEQLLLSTAAAYPAALASMRWLRPEDFTTVLYGGLYRCLTSLAGRGEPVDKVTVLWEAQQQGLLTAAFGSQEALELLATPAGTPEHWGEQILRRSLLHRAHLTGLHVQAFTQDLTNSPHQVITGSRRALAHLAGVRARWQQATGRTPAGRPPTPPVPASRAGPSPQRTSLPPASSRSPR; via the coding sequence ATGCCCATCGTTCCGCGGCCCGACCCGGACTTCGGGCTGGCGGACATCCCACCGAATCCACCTGTCCACTACGCCGAGCAGGCCCTCCTCGGCGCCCTTCTCCTCGACCCGCACCGGATCAAGACGATCGGCCCCCTCGACCCCGATCGCTTCGCCTCCGCCAACCACCGGGCACTCTTCGCGGCGATGGCCACGCTCACCGCACCGGCCCCAGACCTCCATGCCAGGGAACCGGTGTGGATCGCAGCCGTCCTCGCCCACGCACGCCCTCACGCCCGCGGGCTGACCCCCAGCTACCTCCACGCCCTGGCCGGTGCCTGCCCCGATCCCGCTCACGCCCCCGCCTACGCGCGGATGGTCCGGTCCGACCACGCCCGACGAACCGTCCTCATGCACGCCGGCCTCCTCGTCCAGGCGGCGAACGACCCCGGGCTCCCCGACCCCACCGCCGTGACGCTGCGCCGGGCGGACGCTCTTACCGCGCTCCTCGATCATCTGGCCGCCACCTTCCCCTCCCATCCCGGCTCACTGCCCCGCACCCCACCGCCGGCACCGCCGAACCACCAGGAGGGCACTGAAGCCGCCGGGGAGGAGCAGCTGCTGCTGTCGACGGCCGCCGCGTATCCGGCGGCACTGGCGTCGATGCGGTGGCTGCGCCCGGAGGACTTCACCACCGTGCTGTACGGCGGGCTGTACCGGTGTTTGACCTCCCTGGCCGGTCGGGGAGAGCCGGTCGACAAGGTGACCGTGCTCTGGGAGGCCCAGCAACAGGGTTTGCTGACAGCCGCGTTCGGCTCGCAGGAAGCCCTGGAGCTGCTGGCCACCCCGGCAGGAACCCCAGAGCACTGGGGCGAGCAGATCCTCCGGCGCTCCCTCCTGCACCGCGCCCACCTCACGGGGCTGCATGTCCAGGCCTTCACCCAGGACCTGACGAACTCCCCTCACCAAGTGATCACCGGCAGTCGCCGGGCCCTCGCCCACCTCGCCGGGGTCCGGGCCCGCTGGCAGCAGGCCACCGGCCGGACGCCAGCGGGACGCCCGCCGACACCGCCTGTCCCAGCCTCCCGGGCCGGGCCCTCTCCTCAGCGGACCAGCCTCCCACCCGCCTCCTCACGATCCCCCCGATAA